From the genome of Haloterrigena sp. KLK7, one region includes:
- a CDS encoding MaoC family dehydratase: MTGLYYEEFEVGQTIEHERRRTISESDNQRFCDMTMNQQPLHLDADFAEDTDFGERLVNGLYTMSLAVGITIPETTDGTIVANLSYDNVEHPEPVFHGDTIRVQSTVTDKRETSDGERGVVTMHVEVFTVNDGPASEASGTSSDESDGADEPLVCEFDRTVLSLKREHAAE; this comes from the coding sequence ATGACAGGTCTGTACTACGAGGAGTTCGAGGTCGGCCAGACCATCGAACACGAGCGACGGCGCACGATATCGGAGAGCGACAACCAGCGCTTCTGCGACATGACGATGAACCAGCAGCCGCTGCACTTGGACGCGGACTTCGCCGAAGACACCGACTTCGGCGAGCGGCTGGTCAACGGGCTCTACACGATGAGCCTCGCGGTCGGCATCACGATTCCCGAGACGACCGACGGGACCATCGTCGCCAACCTCTCCTACGATAACGTCGAGCACCCCGAGCCGGTGTTCCACGGCGATACGATCCGGGTGCAGTCAACGGTCACGGACAAACGCGAGACCAGCGACGGCGAGCGCGGCGTCGTCACCATGCACGTCGAGGTGTTCACGGTGAACGACGGTCCCGCGAGCGAAGCGAGTGGGACCTCGTCGGACGAGTCCGACGGTGCCGACGAACCGCTGGTCTGTGAGTTCGATCGCACGGTGCTCTCGCTGAAACGCGAGCACGCCGCGGAGTGA